Within the Musa acuminata AAA Group cultivar baxijiao chromosome BXJ2-9, Cavendish_Baxijiao_AAA, whole genome shotgun sequence genome, the region atacacAGCAAGCTAAAGACGAGAAAAAAGGGGAAGACAACATACTGCAATCAATCGTCGAGCTTTTAATTCTCAGAGGCGGCCGCCGCCGCAGCTCCTTCGGCAGCCTGATCAGCATCCGTGTCGGGCGCCTGCAAGATGCTGAGAAGCGACACGGCGGGCGTCTGCAGGCAGCCAAGAAGATAGGCGTACGATTCCATACGGGTGGGCATGGTCTCGAGGGCCTGGAAGTCGTCCGGACCGTAGAGGCGACCCTCGAAGACAGCCCCGGTGAAGTCGTTGAGAGCGAGCTTAAAATCGCGCTGGAAGTCGCGGCAGGGCTTGAGGGCGGGGGGGATCTCGTCGGAGTGGACGAAGAGCCAGGCGTTCATGCCCTTGGCGCAGGGCCGGAGGGGCTCCCACCGGGTACCGG harbors:
- the LOC103997742 gene encoding large ribosomal subunit protein uL10c yields the protein MASLRSAVSTSLPPIRAAVSRMKKEMVRRELENCHLLAGIWCHGLTVRQLQALRGALPPSAKLIVAKNTLVEKAIAGTRWEPLRPCAKGMNAWLFVHSDEIPPALKPCRDFQRDFKLALNDFTGAVFEGRLYGPDDFQALETMPTRMESYAYLLGCLQTPAVSLLSILQAPDTDADQAAEGAAAAAASEN